The DNA sequence AAGTGACAAAACACAAGCTGTGTATCCTTGTTGCCTTGTCCTGTGTCTTGGAAAGATGGGTGTAGGTCGAAATGCGATGCAATGAGATATAATCGGGGCAAGTCGGTAATGCACGCCGTCGCTCTATATACCTTTCCCCCACAATGCAGAAAAAAATATCAAGCAAAAAGGTGAACGCTTATTGATGGTGAGGCGTGTGGCTGCCGAGATGCCGTGGCTTGAGTGGTGAATGGGCTGTGTTGTGGACGATAGCGGTGGATAGATGGGGCGGCGAGTTGCGAGTTAATCACTCTAGGATCGCCAGATTGTTGAAGAAAAAAGCAATTTGGCACAGGTTGgcctttctttttgtcAAACGTGAAAAAAGAATCCAAAGGATGTTCTTGGGACTTGGAATCTGCGCGACGTTTGCAATGGAAAGGTTGTTCTTTGACGGCTAAGATAGGCGATAGGAGAGAgcgtttttttctttgctgcTACTCGCTGTTGACTGGTTGACCTGCTGGCTGAACGCGATGAGGTCGATCTGTTTGTCTACTGTTGATTGCTGGCCTGTGTGTTGTATACTCTGacgaggagcaggaagcAGCACGCAGCACTAACGCACCAACCCAAAGAAGGGATGTCTGGCTGGCTCTTGCTTGAATGGATGTGCAGATATAAGCGGCATGCATCGTGGAGTCTTAGGTATGGCCAAAAAAGCAGCATACGCAGAGATCCGTCATAACATGAGCGAAAAATTCCCCTTTTAGGCAAGTTTCGAGGGGGACCCATATTAAATGCCGCAAGTGGCACTGTTTGTTTCGCCGGTATCCCATAACGCCTATTTGTTtgtttccctttttctttttttttttttttttccgtCGCTTCTCGCCGTAAGTCTAGTGCAACCCCTCCCCCAATGCAAGTTAGGTTATGCGGCTGAACATTATAAATCCCGGCTATTAAACTTAAcctttcttcgtcttccgtTAGCTTCCAATGGCATTACATGACTCAGACTCAAATCTGTTCTGAATCTACTATGTTCCATGAGAAAGACCCTTGCTTCTAATCTACAACAAAACAAACAGCCCGAAGTACGACGTTTCACAACGCTGGTTACTGACTGCTAAGATATCTAGCGTTATAATACGTACTACATACTACAAAAATTGTaatagcagcagcagaaaaCGCCCATTCGGTTCATCCATCATGGTTTCCCCATGATATCCTTAATTCTCAACATACAATCCAAAAGCTGCaactcttcatcgcctCCTTCGCACAATCCCTTATCGCACTCCGCGATCGCAATACCGGCCAAGCTCTTTTGAACCGCCGGCATACTTGGAATGGGTATGAGAGCGTCGTGGATCTAtattttcattttttttatttcaCACTTTCGTCAGTTCTGCCCAAAGATGTTTCGTATACGAGAATAGAATGGGAAAATAGTatgagaaagaaagggaaggaacaagACTCACTTGTTCAAGCACTTGCCCTACACTCCATCCTTCGCGCTCAACTCGCTTCACAGCAATCTTAACACCGTCAAATCCTCTTGCCAGGCTAGGATCGATCCCAGTTTGCCTATCGACCCCCATTGCAGCGAGGAGGTCTGTGATCAAATCTTCTGGGACAACGCCGGATATTTCATGTACTGTATCATACAAAGAAATACAAGAAAATGATATTCAAGTCAGCTTTCGATATTTTTATTTGCCCCTTTACATCGTACTGCTCGGTACAagcttgctgctgcagTACAAAATGCACGTACTGGAAAGAGCAGACACAGGCGTAGGTGGTTCAATTGAGCTATGTAATCTCTGAGCTGTTTGGAGGTATGTGATCGCTTTTCGTAAATCGCCTCCAGCAAGTTCAAGGATAAGCGAAAGCACCTATCCCCATTGGGTCAATATatagaaaaaaagaaaagggagcagagggaagggagaagagagaagaagatggaggaaaagaaaacacaACGACATACTCCGGGATCGGTTTGAACACCTTCATTCTCTgcaatcatctccattctcGCTCTCGTACTCTCCTGTTCGAGCGGTTTAAACCTAAACTTGCTACATCTCGACGCGAGGGGCTCGATAATCCTATTCCCTTTTATCAGCCATTCATTCGCTTAtccactctttccttttccatttctcctctcttgtTGCCGAATCCAAGCAGGATGGACGAATAGACGGATGGATGGGTGGGCAAATGGAACGCACCTAGTAACATAATTGCACACAAGGCAAAATCGAGTAATCTTTGAATACGTCTCCATAATCCGTCTCAACGCCGATTGAGCGTCCTGCGTCATAGAGTCCGCTTCGTCCAGAATGATCAACTTGAATGGTGGGCAGGGATATTCTTTACCATCTCTACAAATCCCCCCGTTCCCATTTCCGTCCTACATTAGCACAAGTTTCCCCAAGATAGTAAAGATTATggggaagggaaatggaCATACGAAGATACGCCCGAAGCATGCCTCGGTGTTTCCCTCGCAAAactcttgatcttctcccttACAACTGAAATACCTCGTTCATCAGAGGCATTCAATTCTAACACTCGCGCACGGAAAAGGTCGGGGCTAACGGAATAGGAAAATGGAATGAGAAAGTACGGTTTAATCGTAATGTTTCAGAAAATACAGGGGAAAATTGGTGAAAAGCACATACCCGAAAAGCTGACGagccaaagccaaaatcGTACTCGTCTTTCCCGTCCCTGGAGGGCCATAGAACAGCATATGAGGTAACTACATTATCTCACCAATCAgtcctttccatcctcgtGCTATTCGTGAGATTCTGGATCATGTAATAGAGTATGTCCATGTGGTGACAGGACTCAGCTCACATTGGTTGAAGCTAAAGCCTTTCGAAGAACGGCAACAGTATTATCCTGGCTCGAGACATCATCAATCGTTTTCGGACGACTGATCATGGGGAGTGAGACGAAGGGAAAATATTAAGTCAGCATGTTTGTTCACTACCAGTCGGTGTTCGCATCCTCTCGTCCTAAAATCTGCGACACATGTACGTTCGTAGCGTAGAAGAGAGAGTGTGGAGGATAGTGTAAGGAGAAAAGTGCGCAGACGAAGAGCGGAACGTACTACTTTTCCACCCAAGGCTGGAGTTTAGGATCGTTGATAGGAGCTACTGGACGTGAGGCGAATGCTGACATGTCTTTGAATCGATGTATTGAATAATAGCAAGAGCaggaaaatggaagatcGATATTTTGAAGCTTTCATCAATAGACTGGACGCGTGTTTCAAGTCGCGTCCTTTTGGTCGTGGGGGACTTAATCGTCGTTGTGCAAGTTTTGTTAGTAAGATGTTTCGGAACAATTTATAACAAATGCATTAAGGTGGTCATACTACAAACAGAGAAAACGCATACCAGTAAACAAACAAGCAAACAAGACAAAACGAGAAGAAATAGATACGAGGACCAACCATGGATCCTTACAAAACAACGTTACATGTACGACGTGTCGTTAAACTAACCAGGTGGGGGAGGGTGAATTTGGAAGACGTTATTGGTCAGCTTGATGGAATTACCATGCTTTTGGTGCGATCAGAAGCATTGGAAACTTTTGAAAGACTGGACAGGAGACACGCGCTTCAGCGGAACTCAAATGCGCGCTTGCTCTTCTGCGGCACATGCGTAAGGAAAAGTTCTTGGAATGGCTCTTGATTCTgaagagaaagacaaaGTCATTATGTGCCCGATCAGTCTAGAATACGTCTGACTTACGAGTGAATGGAAATAGTACTTTGATGATTAACCCCAACAGATCAAACAGTCAACGGGTTAGTCACTGATGGCAACAAGTTCTTGATGAATAAGTACGTACCCCCCGAATCGTAGCTTCACCTCGtacctccctctccttcatccgCCCACTactctcccttcttggGGGTCTAGGGGGTCGAGCCCTATCGATCCCGCTCATCTGttcccctcccatccccactGCCCCACCCACGCCCATTCCCGCCCCCATGCCAGCACCGATACTCGCTCCTAATCCCATACCCATCCCGAGCCCCAACGCGGGCATTCCTGTACCCGACGTTCGACGACTGGTAGCAGGGCTAACAGGGACAAAAGGTGATTTGAACcctggagagagaggtgtCGTAGGTTGGGAGACAGGCACAGTAATGGTCGGAGCCATATCAACCATAATGTAGTAAAATCCCGCAAAACTCGCTCCAGAGATATCCTTCACCTTGTGATCCGGCACCAAAAACTGCTCCTTGATCCTCAGAAACACAAAATCCCtatctttccctttcatcTCGCCTCTAGACCTATCTGGCAGAGGATCCCTTAAGAACAACTCTTCGCCTACCAGATCTGCCCTTGTCGACGGTCTGCGAAATTGCTCGAAACGGCCCCAGTGGCGGAGATCGTCATGTTCCGTGGCAGCATAGCGTTGGCCAGTAATGAAACCGTATTTGGGCCCGATAATTTCACCAGTAAAGAAGGTAGTTAGGTGTGGATGAGAATCGGTGAgatgggaaatggagagGTAGCCTGATAACGTGGAATCGGCAAAATCCACATCCTAATGGAGGGTTAATGGTCATATAGTTAGTGAAATGAAATGTGGCTTACCAGAAATTTTACTTCCACATCGTACGCGCTTCTACCGCTCGTCTGGGTTCCTTTAAAGACACTCCCAGGGTAAAGTGGTCCTCGACCGAGACTGCGTACCCTCGTCCTTGTGATATCCAAAAGCGAATTAGGCGGCTGATctatcttttccttcctcctgcctGTGGCTTCAGACTTTGGAGGTGGAGTGAGCCTCCTCGCGTTGCTAGAGGACGAAGATTCTGGTTTACTAGTGGTCCAGGGCCGAGCAAGTTGGGAAGGCAGGGACTGTGAAAGTATGGGAAATTTGAGGTCGTGTACGATATCTTTGCGCTCTGCGGTTTCATTCTCCTCGTGCACATCATCCAGCGTTCTTTCGCTTTCTTGTTTCATacctcccctccccctctctctcatttcAGACTCTTTTTCGCGCCCCCTCTCCCTATCTCGACTCTGGTTTTCGTTGTGGCTCTGGCTCTGAATGTCACTCTCTCCATGCCCTCTAGCCACTGCGCACCTCCCGCACACTCTCTCTCCAAACTCAATCGCTGATCCACCGAAATAGTCACTGACTGGGACTGACACTGGTTGCGATAAGTTACCTATTCCGCAGATGGAGCATTTGACGACACCGCCAGGTGTGTGCGgtgtgggaagagggagctCAGAAGGTGTGGATTCTGTGGGCATAACGGCCGAGTGATCCTGGTTTGATGAACTTGACTGGGTTGTTTTATCGAATGTAAAGGGATAAAAGTATTTGTGTGGATGTGAagtgaaaatgatgattaAGAAATGAGCGAGTGGTGGATCGAGCGGAATATGACGTGGTGGTCGTCCAGCAACCTGAGAGTGGCAATTTGCTTGATTTGACTAATTCTCCGCCACCATTCTCTGGCAATGCATGTATCTTGAGCCATGAGATACCACACACATGTCTACGCCATCCACTGCTAGTCCATTTTGCATCCTATTCAATCAAATCTTCCTGTACGAGCGACTTGCAGTATCACCCAGGTGGGATATCCGGTTATTGAAGGCCGAATTCGCACGTCCTTGCCAAGCAAGTCGCTCGATCACTCTCTACGTATGTGTACTTTTCGGGCCACATTCACGCCTCCTACATCTCTCTACTCCCAATGATTTCTATaaagctcatcaacaacTACTTCCCTCTACACATTCCGACAGTTTGTTAGGCCGCATGTGCGCATTGGGTTTTATTCCTCTTCGACCACAGTATAAACAAGTAACTGGGAACAAGATTACGTCATTTGATTACTGGTGTTGACGCGCAGAGCCGGCGGCCATGGCCCTCTATAGTTAAACGCACTGAATCTCGCTCAACAGATGAATGGTAACTCTTATTCGGTCAAAAAGAGATACACAAATTTTCATACATGGGCTTCATTTTACAAGTCCAATACGATAATGCAACAAAGAATCAATGTCCACCAAATTGCGCAACATTCCTCGCTCGCGACCTACCACTTTTTACCCCATCtatttcccttcctcctccaccaccaccaaacAGCTACAATCACCAACAAGGCCACACCCACAATAACACCCACAACAATTCCTGCAATCGCACCGCCACTAAGACCGCGGCCACCGCATGGAAGAGCAGCATCACAAGGTTGACCAGAGGGGATGGAGTATGTGCCTGCGGCCATGTGTACATAAGGTGGATCCGCAGTGTTATTCAAGAGCTATAGTATACAGTCAGTCTCAAGCTTTTGTTTGAATGTCAGGAGAAACTAAATAAGGACGTACCTGCATAGAGGCAAGAGTTGGGATCATCGCGTTGTAATCCAGCGCTACCTCCGTCTGCACCCAATCATCTCTCCAGTCCCAAAACAGATCGCTGCTCAACGGTCCACCAACCATCGCACCGTAGAGCACATGCGCCTCGGTAGGGGGGTCATCACGAATGTTATTCATGTCGGAACCACCAGAGGCGGGAGCAGAGTGGGGGTTGGATGGGGAATTGGGGTGCTGTCCAACGAGGTAAGGGACTGACATAGGATTGGAGCCGAGCATGTAGTTGAGTTGGGATTGAGCAAATGAAATGTAAGAGTTGGTCTTATCGGTTGACGAAGCCATAGGGGCATATTTAAACATGAGCATAGCGACAGCCATGGCAGGGTTCAAAGACGCCTCGTCAGAGTCGCCTTTCCAATAGAGTAATCCCCCTACTTCCATTAGCTGGTGGTCCCTTCGAAATCATTTTGCTCACCTTTGGTCAAGTAAGAATTCTTGAAATTCTCATTGATAAGCCCATCGAAGTAGTTCTCGACTTCAGTCCGCCATCCGGTCAAGTTTGCGTCTAGTCCAGCTCCTTGGGCCAACTGGGGCTTTGCGCTTGCAACTTCTGCAAACATAACATAAATTGCCGGCTCCGATGAATCCCAGTTCCAAACTTCCTGTGTGCCTGTCAATCCATATTGAACATAATAGTTGTATGCGTCGGCATAGTACGCAGAATTATTTGTCGCCAACGCCAGAGCAAGAGCAGATATACAGAGGTTATCTTCCCaatcagaagaagggtaagcGGCAACTGCTTCGCCCAAAGCTGTGTAATATGTTTGTCGAGGGTTGGTAGAGTTGGCGACAGAATAGAGTGACTCGGCGTGCGTCAGTAGCTGAGACGCATAAGTGGAGTTTTCCAGTGAGGGTGAggttggaggagatgacgatgacgtAGGTGTGTAAGAGACCCCGGGTGTGTAGAGGAGTGAACCCAGTGAAAAGGCAGCAGACGCAGCGGCCCAACCGTCTGTACCGGGGTAAGAAGAGTTGATGGGGTATCCTAGCCGAGGATTTGGAATATTCTGGTCCCCGCCCCTAAGTGATTGTTAGATTTGTTTGAGGCTGCGCACGACGGATGAACTTGCCAGTAGTTGTTGTCGACACCGTCAGAGCCAACTTGGATAAACAACACGTCATTCGATGGATGTGCCTGTTATCATGAGTTCATGGCACAACCCAGAGGCACTCCTTTCTTACCTTCATGAGCCAATCAAAACCCCATCTCAAGGTCCCATCAAGATAGGCTGTTTGGTTCGCAAGGCTATACCCATGGCCGTGCGTCAACGCTCCCCAGGATAGCGCAAACAGTGTGAAACTCTACTCTGGTTAGTCCAGGGCACCGCAAGAATATAAATAGGGCACACTTACCATAGGGAACGTTGCCTTGATGTAGTCACCCGCATCATACCATCCACCGACAAGATCCAGGCCCCAAtcacttccatcctctAAACCGCTGTCATTCCTCCAATCTACTCTATTGCCATACGCCCCTTCATTTAATCTACCTGACCTTTGGGCATCGTAGAACCAAAGAGAGTTACCAATGATGTTGGACCATTGTGCGTTGGGTGTTTCGCTGGAGGCTGTGAGTCCAGCAGAGGAGGTGGGAGGAGAATAAGTAGGGGAAGGGGTGAGCTGAGCTGTGACGAGCCGGGATAGAGAAGCGAGGGCAAGGAGGGAGACGAACATGGCTGGATCTCAGccgagagggaagagaaaaagagtggAAGGCGATAAAGAAGTAAGGGATGTGAATAAAGGATGCATTTCTGTGAATATTAAAGTCAGATCGACCACGCCGGCGATGATCTTTCATATAAGCAGTTATTTCCGGACCCGGCTGACTATCGTGCCTGGAAAAGGCATATCCAGTGTACGTATTCGTAACTCATGACAGCTCATGACATCCCCATCCCGCAGCGACCACTGTAAATAAATCACCAGAAAGCCTACTAATTGTCCATAGGTGGGAGAGAGATCCCTTTCCTATGGACAGCATATTTGTGGAACTGTTCTGATGCATGCATCTCACTAAGACAATGAAAGGAACAGATCGCGGTGGTCGCTTCCGTCTCCGCAGCAACAGCGACGACGACAACGAACTCAAACCAGACCGAGAGTATGACAACAACTGTGTTTTTCAAGGCGGTGCCTGCGAGGAATGTGGATTTGGGCGAGATTGGCAAACGTATGTGAGACACATTGTCCCCAGTTCCATTAAATAGCTTTGTACTCATAGCGATGAATATGTTGGCAACATGGCTCTCAACAATACATTGACATTCGGCGGCTGTGCTTTGCTATTAGATGAGAAATGTAGTTGCAAGTGGTGAACGAAGCTATGGACGATAAGTGGTCGACCGATTTTTTAGTTAACTAAGCTACAGCTAGTGATTGAAAGTGAGCATTGAAGGAACGACCGAATTGCTTCCTCCTGTAACTTGTGATAATGCCGATATTGCTGCAGTTGAGGGTGTGAGAATCCCAACTACTCATATGTAAGGCACAATAAGCAGGAAATGCACCACATAATACTCAGGTCTCATTTCAAGCCAGCATACAGCAAACTTCTGTATGCGAAGAGGAATATACATGATGATCACGATAATGATCGATGGTCGACCGGCATCGTTCAACAATTTAGATCCCAGACAGAGAGAAACGATACTATCTTACTATCTCTTTTCCCGATCGAATAAaacagagagaagagcgtCACCATGGAGCTAGAACACGTGGCAAATCAACCACTTAGTCATCAGCAGGCACATCAGCACACATTGATATCTATCGACTTTgttcttgcttcttgcttcttctttctccatcatGTTTCAAATGTGCAACGGCCAAGAACACTTGAAAGCTGCGAAGCACAATTGGTAAGGAATGGAGATGGCTTATGATAGTAGCTGCTTCTCGCGTTCAGTTTCGTACGATGATGACAGGTTACACTTCTGAAACCCAAAATGCTGCAGATCTGGCCATTATTGTCCCTCGACCTTCTTATCCCATCACACTTTTATGTTTCTAGACCCCAAAATGCGAATCTAATCAACCACTTCTGAACCCTCAAATGATGATAACGTGAGGTAACCTCATGTGACCTATTCCTTCTTGTTTGCACACTCCAAAGATCAGGCGCATGTTGAAGATATATAAGAAGGCGTTCATGAAAGGGCTTTCTGTACTCATCAACCAATCCCTTGCTCTTACTATTAAATCAACCACACAAATCTATCAAAGTAGCAATCCATAATGGCTGTCTTCTCTTACATCGTACGTGTCTTACCTACCTTCAGTGAACATCCTCACCTTCGCTCACTGCTTACCTTAATACATTAGGCTCTCAGCTCGGCTTGTCACTCCGGCAGCTGCTCTTGCTCCAAGTacgtttcttctctcctatTTACTCCCCAATACTAAACATTAATGTCCTCGGCTTCCCTTCAATCACAGCGGCAACTCTTCTGACTGTTCTCACGGTTCAACCTGCACTTCGTGCAGCCGAGCTCTTACAAACTCCAACTCTGGCGGCTGTACTCACGGCTCTTCCTGCGGATCTTGCACCTCCAACGGCAGGACCCTCGTGAATGAATGTAACACTAGCGGTGCGAATGGTAACTGCAGCTCTTGCGGCTGTACTTCGTACGTCCATTCATATCCTTCCTTGGCTGTCTTTCTTGGAAAGCTCGTTTTAATGATCACTGTACAGCTGTAAATGCACTTCTTGTGCTTGCTAAGCCATTGACCTTGCCGCCATCTTGCAGCCCTCTTTGAGATGAATAGAGgctttttttcttgtctGAGCGTCTTGAGTTTGATAGGGATTTGTAGATCTGAGAGACAGAAGGCGTTGGTAAATAGTTGATGCATACATGGAGATGATATCAGCctgtctttcttcatcacgaTCTCATTGGTGGAACAAAATGTCGGAGAGTGGTTTGGGTGTACTCTGTCAACCTCTCATCAACATTGACCTTTACGAATACTAAGCAAAGTTACCTTCAGAACCAGCGCTCTCCTCATGACGAATTTACCATCaatttctttccccttgTCGTCTATGGGTAACGTTTGGACAGTGAAGTTCAAACCCACTTCCAAATGATAAACAACGCGATCGACTGACTTGACCGAGAACATCACTCACCGGGCACTCTTGAAGGTTCCTTCACCCATAACACAAGTTCATACAAGGGAAACCTGTTCATCCCTTGTCGTATCACTTCGAAAGTGCGGCATGCTATGAATATAATCCCCCTCGTCTTCAAGTTCTTATCAGCTCCTTGCACTAACAAAATTACACAACGAATATGAATGGCGATAAAAGACTCAcgaggcagaagaggatggtgtAGCTGAGCACGGTAGGAAAGAGGAATGCTGATACTGTGAAAAGGAGTGTTCCAAGGAAGAGCTGATCGATATCGTATTCGTACGAATCCGTTCGCTGCCGTAAGACATTCCATCGTTTACCTATATATACCTCGAATTAGTAAATCAGTGGCCGAATGAAGgcaaaaagagagaggggagaaaaaggagtaACGTACCGCGGAAAAGATTCCATAGACCTCCTAAACTATCAATTTGCCAGCCACACACGGCTCGCATAATTTTATACCCAAAGAGCAGATGGAGCGTGAGTAAGTTTATGATGTCATGTGCAATTGCGAGGAGGGTAGTAAGACCCGTGAGGGAAAAGATAGATAACAAGTAGATGAGCCGCGGTAAAAGGGAATGGAGCGAGGGCGTGACGTAGTCTGATTAATGTGTGGATGAATTACTCTGTAAGCTAAACAGTCTGGTGGAAAacgagaggaagaacgcACCACCCCAACGTTGGATGAGAAATGCAAATGCCGAACAGAAAAATTGGCTGAGTGGAGTATTCAGTTTCAGCCCCACGGGCCAGTCGTTCAGCCACTTCAAAGCCTGTATGGGCATATCTATTACATAGGCCTTTGCAGAGGGTGTTCAAGCAACTTCCGCCAAAGAATTCGTAGAATACTTactgagaagaagatgcttaTTGTGGTGGAAAGCCATTCCGAATATTGACGGATAAAAATGTGGGCTGCATATCCCAAGATCAAGACGTTCTACATCGAGGTCCCATCAGCTTTTAGACTCTTTGAGTATGGTAGAGACAGGGATGCACTAGAACGAGCCAGACCGTATTCCAAAACCTTGTCCCGAAAGTCAGCTCATTTCCATCATACCCTCTGTGGACCCGTTTTCTCCTGGAAAGGCCAAGTAAAGCTGAGAACAAACATGACTCATGATGGACTCACGCATTAAATCTCGCTGCTCTGCTATTAATCCCCCCATGGTTCCGAGTCGTCAAATACCGGACAGGTCCTCTGATTGACTGTTCCAGCATTATGCACAGTTGATCTGCAGCTGATGGATAGAAGAGGTGAGCTTCTTTGCCTTGGCCAAGGTGGGTAAAGAGGGCCAACTGAACATACAAGAGGAATGAATGCGGAGGGAGGCTAAACAGGGGATAGAAAGGGATAAGAGAAAGTTGATAGCCTGCGCACAGTTGtcgaaagggaaaaggaagccAGGGGTAGATGACAAGGATCCttgctccttcctcttattctttccttctgcaGCTCTCTCTATTTGCAACGAGCGAAGAAGCCGTTGAACATGCCTTGCCTTGTTAATCTATTGCTGCATTAGTTCACTTTTTTAGGACTATATGATGGAAGGTCTTGATTTGACTTACAAGACCAATTACATAAGATATTTGATCATTTTCGATTGTTAACTGGAACCTCGGATCATGCCCATCTTGTGCAGATAGGTTCAGGtcaggagatggagatgaagttAGGTATTGCAGGCGAGAGGAATCTAGTGGTTCATATAACACGAGAACAGCTGGCTTTCTATGGCCATATGATCAATATCAAGGTGATGCTTCCCCTCCCTCAAAGCATACATACGAGCATGAGTGCGGTATACGCTCCTTATTGACCCAAAAAGTGAACTGCTCTTCATTGACATCGGTGTTCTTGGTCGCATCCATCCCTGCCCGACCGACGGTTTCCAGCCCCAccatatcttcttcttcgctcatCGCAGTGCGTGCTTTGTCCCATAGCTGCACATATGGTTTACTTTACAGTCCTAAtaagaaaggaaaaagac is a window from the Cryptococcus deuterogattii R265 chromosome 10, complete sequence genome containing:
- a CDS encoding replication factor C subunit 2/4; the encoded protein is MSAFASRPVAPINDPKLQPWVEKYRPKTIDDVSSQDNTVAVLRKALASTNLPHMLFYGPPGTGKTSTILALARQLFGPDLFRARVLELNASDERGISVVREKIKSFARETPRHASGVSSDGKEYPCPPFKLIILDEADSMTQDAQSALRRIMETYSKITRFCLVCNYVTRIIEPLASRCSKFRFKPLEQESTRARMEMIAENEGVQTDPGVLSLILELAGGDLRKAITYLQTAQRLHSSIEPPTPVSALSIHEISGVVPEDLITDLLAAMGVDRQTGIDPSLARGFDGVKIAVKRVEREGWSVGQVLEQIHDALIPIPSMPAVQKSLAGIAIAECDKGLCEGGDEELQLLDCMLRIKDIMGKP
- a CDS encoding endoglucanase; the protein is MFVSLLALASLSRLVTAQLTPSPTYSPPTSSAGLTASSETPNAQWSNIIGNSLWFYDAQRSGRLNEGAYGNRVDWRNDSGLEDGSDWGLDLVGGWYDAGDYIKATFPMSFTLFALSWGALTHGHGYSLANQTAYLDGTLRWGFDWLMKAHPSNDVLFIQVGSDGVDNNYWGGDQNIPNPRLGYPINSSYPGTDGWAAASAAFSLGSLLYTPGVSYTPTSSSSPPTSPSLENSTYASQLLTHAESLYSVANSTNPRQTYYTALGEAVAAYPSSDWEDNLCISALALALATNNSAYYADAYNYYVQYGLTGTQEVWNWDSSEPAIYVMFAEVASAKPQLAQGAGLDANLTGWRTEVENYFDGLINENFKNSYLTKGGLLYWKGDSDEASLNPAMAVAMLMFKYAPMASSTDKTNSYISFAQSQLNYMLGSNPMSVPYLVGQHPNSPSNPHSAPASGGSDMNNIRDDPPTEAHVLYGAMVGGPLSSDLFWDWRDDWVQTEVALDYNAMIPTLASMQLLNNTADPPYVHMAAGTYSIPSGQPCDAALPCGGRGLSGGAIAGIVVGVIVGVALLVIVAVWWWWRRKGNRWGKKCPCMKICVSLFDRIRVTIHLLSEIQCV
- a CDS encoding phosphatidylinositol glycan class Q, which codes for MDEPSTRVFWPTTGVDASVGRVIGWRLRDTLCVVGIVQDWLWDKARTAMSEEEDMVGLETVGRAGMDATKNTDVNEEQFTFWVNKERIPHSCSKPAVLVLYEPLDSSRLQYLTSSPSPDLNLSAQDGHDPRFQLTIENDQISYVIGLINKARHVQRLLRSLQIERAAEGKNKRKEQGSLSSTPGFLFPFDNCAQAINFLLSLSIPCLASLRIHSSSADQLCIMLEQSIRGPVRYLTTRNHGGINSRAARFNAFWNTVWLVLNVLILGYAAHIFIRQYSEWLSTTISIFFSAYVIDMPIQALKWLNDWPVGLKLNTPLSQFFCSAFAFLIQRWGDYVTPSLHSLLPRLIYLLSIFSLTGLTTLLAIAHDIINLLTLHLLFGYKIMRAVCGWQIDSLGGLWNLFRGKRWNVLRQRTDSYEYDIDQLFLGTLLFTVSAFLFPTVLSYTILFCLTRGIIFIACRTFEVIRQGMNRFPLYELVLWVKEPSRVPVGLNFTVQTLPIDDKGKEIDGKFVMRRALVLKSTPKPLSDILFHQ